Proteins from a genomic interval of Oceanispirochaeta crateris:
- a CDS encoding DUF4340 domain-containing protein, with protein MKKKKQLLFAIAALVLIGGSYTAVHLLSKPKAPNQEAPATPQESYVLSDVSEDELKSITIENESGSYTLVLGQEGIVVENSPEIILDQQAAAGLTYTLMRLQSFEIIENDSSALGNYGLESPKGTVILEETDGSKTIVNLGNTTPSKNGYYALKQGENTVYLLSSYHGTFFLNPLDLLRDRTLPPVNFQDLTQLTITAEKTIEIVPYYTYEAFSSTLSPLIMVKPYNRPVAVNTQTYSEALESLSQNYEIVRFISEDSEIDTGLNQDSPRVYMMDSTGNEVTIRVGNKSEKGDHYCQVSSINGIVTLSSEALSLIDIPPLEMSDRFVRLIGIDNVKELRVETPDASWVGKIEMMEDETGLYTFQGESIEEDSFKKLYQEILYLLFEGEVPEGFTPSGRSQFTVTYIGNDENPGKTTAECYEYNMDFYAVSIDGYPPEFLIGKYQIENLLEYLRNFKA; from the coding sequence TTGAAAAAGAAAAAACAGCTTCTATTCGCAATAGCAGCTCTTGTTCTTATCGGGGGAAGCTATACTGCTGTACATCTCCTTTCAAAACCAAAGGCTCCAAATCAGGAAGCCCCCGCGACTCCTCAGGAAAGCTATGTTCTGAGTGATGTCTCCGAGGACGAACTGAAATCGATCACCATCGAAAACGAAAGCGGCTCCTATACACTGGTTTTGGGTCAGGAGGGAATCGTCGTTGAGAACAGTCCTGAAATCATCCTGGATCAGCAGGCGGCTGCGGGTTTGACCTACACTCTCATGAGGCTGCAAAGCTTCGAGATCATCGAAAATGACAGCAGTGCCCTGGGAAATTATGGACTTGAATCACCAAAGGGAACGGTGATACTTGAAGAAACTGACGGCAGCAAAACGATTGTGAACCTGGGAAATACAACCCCATCCAAAAATGGTTACTATGCTCTCAAACAGGGAGAGAATACTGTTTATCTTCTCTCATCTTATCACGGGACATTCTTTTTAAACCCACTTGACCTCCTCAGAGACAGGACCTTACCTCCTGTGAACTTTCAAGACCTAACACAGCTGACGATTACAGCTGAAAAAACAATAGAGATAGTGCCCTATTACACCTATGAAGCCTTCAGTAGCACCCTGAGTCCTCTGATCATGGTAAAACCCTATAACAGGCCTGTAGCTGTGAATACACAGACATATTCCGAGGCCCTGGAGAGTCTGTCTCAAAATTATGAAATCGTCAGATTTATTTCAGAGGATTCTGAAATTGATACCGGACTAAACCAGGACAGCCCCCGTGTCTACATGATGGATTCCACAGGAAACGAGGTGACAATACGAGTTGGCAATAAGTCAGAAAAGGGCGACCATTACTGCCAGGTCAGTTCCATCAACGGTATAGTAACCCTCTCCTCTGAGGCACTTTCACTGATCGACATTCCCCCACTGGAGATGTCCGACCGGTTTGTTCGTCTCATCGGCATTGACAACGTTAAAGAGCTGCGTGTGGAAACTCCCGATGCTAGTTGGGTGGGCAAAATCGAAATGATGGAGGACGAAACCGGCCTTTATACATTTCAGGGTGAGAGCATAGAAGAAGACTCCTTTAAAAAATTATACCAGGAAATCCTATATCTCCTGTTCGAAGGAGAGGTACCAGAAGGTTTTACCCCCTCGGGAAGATCCCAATTCACAGTAACCTACATTGGTAATGACGAAAACCCGGGAAAGACCACAGCCGAGTGCTACGAATACAATATGGACTTTTACGCAGTGAGCATTGACGGTTATCCTCCGGAATTCCTCATTGGCAAATACCAGATTGAGAATCTCCTGGAATATCTAAGGAATTTCAAAGCCTGA
- a CDS encoding TolC family protein, giving the protein MKKGMIFLILMISMILNSYGESINISADGAVALALENNLTLQSDSLDLSMKERTHDTAWNAFVPEISAGGGLSYSQMLFADPDPIYYSSTNEKWTVSASVSASLSLNAGVATGMKQYLIDYQAGLLSYDDAQKKINRDVRKQYFNLITMETNLKLKEMDIALAQKRYEQARENYRNGLISELEMLQSQVTAENNKPAYNSLLTSYKNALMNFKLILGVPGSVDLVLTDSLDDLHLYKLDADDLIEKYSANRMDVLMINKQIESLKNTRKLKYQSERTPWVSLSSTWKTGVVDGFNGDNWDQDVWQDSATIGLSLSFPLDGFIPGSSTDVALENLDDQIQQLELQRQLIFDAAEVEIRNLVMTLQNSIDTIETYALNVDLAEKSFELATEAYGLGTRELLDVETAQSGLLSASLNVLFEKYNYKTKLLDLEYAINSDDISAILEEK; this is encoded by the coding sequence ATGAAGAAAGGAATGATTTTTCTAATCTTAATGATTTCAATGATTCTAAACAGCTACGGAGAGTCTATAAACATTTCAGCCGATGGAGCCGTAGCCCTAGCTCTCGAGAACAATCTGACACTCCAGAGTGATTCTTTGGATCTGAGCATGAAGGAAAGAACCCATGACACAGCCTGGAATGCCTTTGTTCCAGAGATCAGCGCTGGCGGTGGTTTGAGTTATAGCCAGATGCTTTTTGCCGATCCTGACCCCATTTATTATAGCTCTACTAACGAAAAATGGACCGTATCAGCCTCTGTGTCTGCGTCTCTCAGCCTGAATGCAGGTGTCGCGACAGGCATGAAGCAATACCTGATAGACTACCAGGCCGGATTACTCAGCTATGACGATGCTCAAAAAAAGATAAACCGGGATGTACGCAAGCAGTACTTTAATCTTATCACCATGGAAACCAATCTCAAACTCAAGGAAATGGATATTGCTCTGGCTCAGAAGCGCTATGAGCAGGCCAGAGAGAATTACAGAAATGGACTCATTTCCGAATTGGAAATGCTCCAGTCTCAGGTCACTGCAGAGAATAACAAACCAGCCTATAACAGTCTGCTGACCTCCTATAAGAACGCATTAATGAATTTCAAACTAATCCTTGGGGTTCCCGGTTCGGTAGATCTAGTCCTGACAGACAGTCTGGATGATCTCCACCTGTACAAGCTGGATGCGGACGATCTCATTGAAAAATACAGTGCGAACAGAATGGATGTTCTGATGATCAACAAGCAGATTGAGTCTCTTAAAAATACAAGGAAACTCAAATATCAATCAGAAAGGACTCCCTGGGTCTCCTTGAGCTCCACCTGGAAAACGGGTGTGGTTGACGGATTCAATGGAGACAACTGGGATCAGGATGTCTGGCAGGATTCGGCGACCATAGGCCTCAGTTTGAGTTTCCCTCTGGATGGATTTATTCCAGGATCATCCACAGATGTAGCCCTTGAGAACCTCGATGATCAGATCCAGCAGCTGGAGCTACAACGGCAGCTTATTTTTGACGCCGCCGAGGTTGAAATAAGGAACCTCGTGATGACCCTGCAGAACTCAATTGACACCATTGAAACCTATGCTCTGAATGTTGATCTTGCAGAAAAGTCTTTTGAACTCGCAACAGAAGCCTACGGCCTTGGAACCAGAGAACTACTGGATGTAGAGACGGCTCAGTCAGGGCTGTTGAGTGCATCCCTGAATGTGCTTTTTGAAAAATACAATTACAAAACCAAATTACTGGATCTGGAATACGCAATCAACAGCGATGATATATCCGCAATACTGGAGGAAAAATGA
- a CDS encoding ABC transporter ATP-binding protein, with translation MIKAIDLTKRYGKHTAVNKINFEIGKGEIIGFLGPNGAGKSTTMNMITGYIAPTDGQILVDGENILDDPEKTRGKIGYLPEHPPLYMDMTVNEYLKFSGQLKKISKPDLIRDMDRISELVKISDVRKRLIKNLSKGYKQRVGLAQALLGNPQLLILDEPTVGLDPKQIIEIRNLIKDLSENHTIVLSSHILPEISAVCDRVLIISKGDIVASDTPENLAQNLAGKHKLHLRVKGGEEQIREALEGLNILQDIHMESSREEGVLRVIVEAAKDADIREDVFYALAEQKCPILQMRPMDMTLEEIFLNLTTVEGGKK, from the coding sequence TTGATCAAAGCAATTGATTTAACAAAGCGCTATGGAAAACATACTGCTGTCAACAAGATCAACTTTGAAATAGGAAAAGGAGAGATCATAGGATTCCTGGGACCCAATGGTGCCGGAAAATCCACTACGATGAATATGATCACCGGCTACATTGCCCCGACAGATGGTCAGATTCTTGTAGATGGTGAAAATATCCTGGATGATCCGGAAAAAACAAGAGGTAAAATTGGCTACCTTCCGGAACATCCACCCCTTTACATGGATATGACAGTCAATGAATACCTCAAGTTTTCAGGACAGCTCAAGAAGATTTCCAAACCGGATTTAATCAGAGATATGGACCGGATTTCCGAACTTGTAAAAATAAGTGATGTCCGCAAAAGATTGATAAAGAACCTGTCTAAGGGATACAAACAGCGGGTAGGGCTGGCACAGGCCCTTTTGGGCAACCCCCAACTTCTCATACTGGATGAACCCACAGTAGGTTTGGACCCCAAGCAGATCATTGAAATCAGAAACCTGATAAAAGACCTGAGTGAAAATCATACTATCGTTCTGAGTTCTCATATTCTTCCGGAAATATCAGCTGTCTGCGATAGGGTTTTAATCATCAGCAAAGGCGATATTGTTGCATCGGATACACCCGAAAATCTGGCTCAGAATTTAGCCGGCAAACACAAATTACACTTGAGGGTCAAAGGCGGGGAAGAGCAAATCCGTGAGGCTCTGGAGGGACTGAATATCCTCCAGGACATTCATATGGAATCTTCCAGAGAAGAGGGAGTTTTAAGGGTCATCGTCGAGGCCGCCAAGGATGCAGACATTAGAGAAGATGTGTTCTATGCCCTGGCCGAACAGAAATGTCCCATCCTCCAAATGCGACCTATGGACATGACCCTGGAAGAAATTTTCCTGAACTTGACAACCGTTGAAGGAGGAAAGAAATAA
- a CDS encoding PG0541 family transporter-associated protein — MTRVEIIVNQSIEADLFETFSRYEIARHYTKIPSVHGTGNSDPKMGDHIWPEENAMIIIYCKKKEAEKIEEAVLEVKKRFPQEGLKIFSTKS; from the coding sequence ATGACAAGAGTTGAGATTATTGTGAATCAATCGATAGAAGCGGATCTGTTTGAAACATTCAGTCGTTATGAAATCGCCCGGCATTATACTAAGATCCCCAGTGTTCATGGAACAGGGAACTCCGACCCCAAAATGGGGGACCATATATGGCCGGAGGAGAATGCCATGATCATCATCTACTGTAAGAAAAAAGAAGCTGAAAAGATTGAAGAAGCGGTTCTTGAAGTCAAAAAAAGATTCCCCCAGGAAGGATTGAAGATTTTTTCAACGAAATCCTGA
- a CDS encoding GldG family protein translates to MMQFKLNFKTRHAGMAALTTIVVLAGLILFNLLFQSIPAQWDMTRKKLFSLTDQTISLMENLDQDVMIYFLAKPGQEPVDILEVLEQYAGSSSRINLDIVDPDRNPTLVSQYADDGESITNGSVIVVSGDYSRVIDRLDLYSISYSQQGQPQVLGMTAEQRITSALAYVTSGREPLIYILEGHNEFTLDELNLQDVVIKANFSVRTLNLLKMGTVPEDADVVVILSPERDLTENESASLGNYLENGGALFISRDLTGGDMRHMDALLERFNLMVVPGVVMEKDTNRLLPGMGNNPLFFSPRLAEENPVTDSLKENSLDAFVFTAMAVQETATKKRNLKFTPLLNSSESSWLRRDLSNSSEFRTAGDLPGPIAVATSLAETNRETGKEDGARIIVLASGQSLSALPGLGQIKANIEFFINSLNWLSDLEESINIPSKSLFRLPVQINALQAWIYAAICVLLIPLLIIITATVILYRRKHL, encoded by the coding sequence ATGATGCAATTTAAACTGAATTTCAAAACGCGGCATGCAGGTATGGCTGCCCTGACTACAATTGTTGTTCTGGCGGGTCTGATCCTGTTTAATCTTCTTTTTCAAAGTATTCCCGCTCAATGGGATATGACCAGGAAAAAACTGTTTTCACTGACTGACCAAACAATCTCACTTATGGAGAATCTGGACCAGGATGTCATGATTTATTTTTTGGCGAAACCCGGACAGGAACCTGTGGATATCTTGGAAGTTCTGGAGCAGTACGCCGGATCATCCTCCAGAATAAACCTGGACATAGTGGACCCGGATAGGAATCCGACCCTTGTTTCACAATATGCCGACGACGGAGAATCCATCACAAACGGCAGTGTCATTGTTGTTTCGGGAGATTACTCTCGGGTGATTGACCGCCTTGATCTTTATAGTATCAGTTATAGCCAACAAGGGCAGCCCCAGGTTCTGGGAATGACTGCAGAACAGCGGATAACTTCAGCCCTGGCCTATGTGACCAGCGGGAGAGAGCCCCTTATTTACATCTTGGAAGGCCATAATGAATTCACCCTGGATGAGCTGAATCTACAAGACGTGGTGATCAAAGCCAATTTTTCTGTCAGAACCTTGAATCTGCTAAAAATGGGAACTGTACCCGAAGATGCGGATGTTGTCGTCATCTTGTCTCCCGAGAGAGACTTAACAGAAAATGAATCTGCATCACTGGGAAACTACCTTGAAAATGGTGGGGCTCTCTTTATCTCCCGAGATCTCACAGGGGGAGACATGAGGCATATGGATGCCCTGCTTGAACGCTTTAATCTGATGGTAGTTCCCGGGGTTGTGATGGAGAAGGATACAAACAGACTCCTCCCCGGCATGGGAAATAACCCTCTGTTTTTCTCACCCCGTCTGGCCGAAGAGAATCCGGTAACGGATTCATTGAAGGAAAACAGCCTGGATGCCTTTGTTTTTACAGCCATGGCGGTGCAGGAAACAGCCACAAAGAAGAGGAATCTCAAGTTTACACCCCTTTTGAATTCCTCGGAAAGTAGCTGGCTTCGAAGAGATCTGAGCAATTCCTCCGAATTCAGAACGGCCGGTGACTTACCCGGACCCATCGCCGTTGCCACCTCCCTGGCCGAAACAAACAGAGAAACAGGCAAAGAAGATGGTGCCAGGATCATTGTCCTGGCAAGCGGCCAATCCCTGTCTGCCCTTCCCGGCTTAGGGCAGATCAAGGCAAATATTGAGTTTTTTATTAACAGTTTGAACTGGTTAAGCGATTTGGAAGAATCGATCAACATACCCAGTAAGAGTCTATTCAGACTCCCTGTACAAATTAACGCTCTTCAGGCTTGGATTTATGCAGCCATCTGTGTCCTTCTCATTCCACTTTTGATCATTATCACAGCCACAGTCATCCTCTATAGGAGGAAACACCTTTGA
- a CDS encoding efflux RND transporter periplasmic adaptor subunit: MSNNRSTPETVKNQEGGLKTKKRLSPGRIILIILLLVVLGFAAYTFVGMKENGKGRPGAMEEENKETIFAVTTTQAVTGQIKDLLEVNGDVIPNSSVDVYPDTSGKLFRLNVNLGDYISKDQVIAEIDPSRPGMSFASSPVKATVSGTITSLPFDVGATITPQVPIATIGNLSKLQVRTFIPERFISRIKKGMKAHLSFESYPGEVFDAVVIELSPVVDEISRTMEIKMDIVRNDRRIKAGMYAKISLITEVKEGIVRIPSDCIMSRFGETFVFVMEGENTVSKRLIEEGIRIDGISEITAGLSAGETIIFQGQTLLDDMTTVKVVRSVQPLK; encoded by the coding sequence ATGAGTAATAATAGATCAACTCCCGAAACCGTAAAAAACCAAGAAGGCGGCCTGAAAACCAAAAAAAGATTATCTCCCGGCAGAATCATACTCATCATTCTGCTCCTGGTAGTCCTGGGTTTTGCCGCCTATACATTCGTCGGCATGAAGGAAAATGGAAAAGGCCGCCCTGGGGCTATGGAAGAAGAAAATAAAGAGACTATTTTTGCAGTAACCACCACTCAGGCCGTGACTGGTCAGATCAAAGACCTGCTGGAAGTAAATGGGGATGTGATCCCAAACAGTTCTGTTGATGTATATCCTGACACCTCGGGAAAACTATTCCGTTTAAATGTGAACCTGGGAGATTATATCAGCAAAGATCAGGTGATTGCAGAAATAGACCCGTCTCGCCCGGGGATGTCCTTTGCGTCGAGCCCGGTCAAGGCAACGGTTAGCGGTACAATTACCAGCCTGCCCTTTGATGTGGGAGCCACCATAACCCCTCAGGTTCCGATAGCCACCATTGGAAACCTTTCCAAATTACAGGTAAGAACCTTCATTCCCGAGCGTTTCATATCCCGTATCAAAAAGGGAATGAAAGCCCATCTCTCCTTTGAGTCCTACCCGGGAGAAGTATTTGATGCGGTAGTCATAGAGCTGAGCCCTGTTGTGGATGAAATTTCCAGGACAATGGAAATAAAAATGGACATTGTTAGGAATGACAGAAGAATCAAGGCCGGAATGTATGCCAAAATCAGCTTAATTACAGAAGTCAAAGAAGGGATTGTACGCATTCCCAGTGACTGCATCATGAGCCGTTTTGGCGAAACCTTCGTATTTGTAATGGAAGGAGAGAACACAGTTTCAAAAAGACTGATCGAGGAAGGGATACGCATTGATGGTATCTCAGAAATAACGGCCGGTCTTTCAGCAGGCGAAACAATCATCTTTCAGGGGCAGACCCTGCTGGATGACATGACTACGGTTAAGGTAGTCCGCAGTGTACAACCACTGAAATAA
- a CDS encoding ABC transporter permease produces MLAVFRKELLTYFTTSVGYIFMGVFLLISGILFTTGNIFSMNSDYASFLSGLIMIFLLVVPLLTMKIFSEEMKQKTDQLLMTAPQPTLMIVAGKFLAAVTLFFLTLLVTGLYPLLLSFHTKMDTAQILGTYIGFFLLGSSFISMGIYISSLTDSQAGAAILTFCLLIITWIIDFIGGFMPVSILAGVLFAFLLTALAAFWMFRATQNISAAALPVLTGVIIIAIIYLINKELYINLIGKTLSWFSLTNRFSSFPMGILKLDAIIYYLSFSGFFLFLTTQKIEKQRWS; encoded by the coding sequence ATGCTTGCTGTATTTCGAAAAGAACTGCTTACCTACTTTACCACCTCGGTGGGATATATATTTATGGGGGTATTCCTCCTAATTTCTGGCATACTCTTCACCACGGGAAACATATTTTCAATGAACTCCGATTATGCCTCCTTTCTATCGGGACTCATCATGATCTTCCTCCTTGTGGTTCCCCTCCTGACAATGAAGATTTTCAGTGAAGAGATGAAACAGAAGACTGATCAGCTTTTAATGACGGCACCCCAGCCAACCCTGATGATTGTAGCCGGAAAATTCCTAGCTGCGGTAACCCTCTTTTTTCTCACACTCCTGGTCACGGGACTGTATCCTCTGCTGTTATCCTTTCATACAAAAATGGATACAGCACAGATCCTGGGAACCTACATCGGGTTCTTCCTTCTGGGAAGTTCATTCATTTCAATGGGGATTTATATTTCCAGTCTGACAGACTCTCAAGCAGGAGCCGCTATCCTGACATTCTGTTTGCTCATTATTACCTGGATCATCGATTTTATTGGCGGATTTATGCCTGTCAGCATCCTGGCGGGTGTCCTGTTTGCGTTCCTTTTGACCGCATTGGCCGCCTTCTGGATGTTCAGGGCCACTCAGAACATATCCGCAGCGGCCCTCCCCGTACTGACAGGGGTGATTATCATCGCCATCATCTATCTGATCAACAAAGAACTCTACATTAACCTTATTGGCAAAACACTCTCCTGGTTTTCATTAACCAATCGATTTTCTAGCTTTCCCATGGGAATTCTCAAGCTTGACGCCATAATTTATTACCTTTCATTTTCCGGTTTTTTTCTATTTTTAACGACCCAGAAAATTGAAAAACAGAGATGGAGCTAA
- a CDS encoding efflux RND transporter permease subunit yields MSISKTIVNRPTTVLIIFAILIGLGLYILPQVPIDLYPEINPPILVVFTSYDGAGPEEIEQTLTRPLEGQMGNVSDIQRITSTSSEGLSMIILEFDWNSDLSAAAQDIRDKLEFIKDYLPKEAANPQIFKFDPAMMPIIDLVIKGNRSPEEIRAIAEDQIQPYLEQVPGVATTIITGGREKTIRVEISQNRLEAYNLSLTQVAQMLSTQNLQIGAGSVEEGTKKYLVRTAGEYKSLEEISNAVISYKVSGGTTKDVRLRDIATVSEGYKDASNTVYINGEPGVYISIQKQSGVNSIQTSDNVLAKLEQINKNLPQDMSVSVINNTTEMIRGSLDQVTNSAITGAILAMIILFIFLRSIKSTLIIGLSIPISLLITIMFMYFAGLTLNIMTLAGLTLGVGMIVDSSIVILENIFRYREKGAKLKPSAILGTQEMFMAIMASTLTTVCVFLPVIMFKKELEMIGVLFQDLAFTIIIALLSSLLIAVTLVPVLASQYVTIYTRKQRPLKWKLLQIIDNGMERFFTSLDNVYKKALASCLDNKLLTILVILGLFVVSILMFPSIGINFMPASEEDSITLNLDMPVGTRLDLTQDYMNQLAIIAEEEVDSARDIIISTGSGGFLAADNSSRGTLTITLKEFELRTETNDEIKEELRAHFDHFPSATFSFGSSMNMGGSASPIDIIVKTEDLDKARTVANDIREMLKNEVPEVTEPDVSLEEGLPQAEIVIDREKAYSLGLSVYSIGNEISANVDGEIASRYRVDGDEFDILVILEEKDRSAIPDLEKIFIMNSMGQRIPLSSVAHIEKTTGPVDIAREDQTRVVHITGGLKPGFAASEVEPRVREMIKENIVADDSVIIDFNGDYAEIQSYLIKFVVIMIIAVALVFGVMASQFESLRDPFIIFFTIPLTAIGIIFLYKITGEALSMYSAVGVIMLAGIVVNNGIVMVDYTNILRGRGLCIRDACIEAGGNRLRPVLMTTLTTVLGMVPMAFSSGQGSELVQPFGQTVIGGLTMSTLLTLFLVPVLYALFNRKHDGQSRECSDAEDYIKKPNLERTI; encoded by the coding sequence ATGAGTATATCAAAAACCATAGTAAACAGACCGACCACAGTCCTCATCATATTTGCCATACTGATTGGTCTCGGACTTTATATTTTACCCCAAGTACCCATTGACCTGTATCCAGAAATAAATCCACCGATACTGGTAGTTTTTACAAGCTACGATGGAGCAGGTCCTGAAGAAATAGAACAGACTCTTACCCGGCCTTTGGAAGGACAAATGGGGAATGTGTCGGACATACAGAGGATAACATCGACCTCATCTGAGGGTCTGAGTATGATTATTCTGGAATTCGACTGGAATAGCGATTTGTCCGCTGCAGCACAGGACATTAGGGATAAACTTGAGTTCATCAAAGACTACCTTCCCAAAGAGGCTGCCAATCCCCAAATTTTCAAATTTGACCCGGCGATGATGCCCATCATAGATCTTGTCATAAAGGGCAACAGATCTCCTGAAGAAATAAGAGCCATCGCAGAAGACCAGATCCAGCCCTATCTGGAACAGGTGCCCGGCGTAGCAACCACCATCATCACTGGAGGTCGGGAAAAAACAATCAGGGTTGAGATATCACAGAACAGACTGGAAGCTTACAACCTCAGTTTAACTCAGGTTGCTCAAATGCTGTCCACTCAGAACCTTCAAATCGGAGCTGGGTCGGTAGAAGAAGGAACGAAGAAGTATCTGGTGAGAACAGCAGGGGAATATAAGAGCCTTGAAGAAATATCCAATGCCGTTATTTCCTATAAGGTCTCAGGAGGAACGACAAAGGATGTCAGGCTCAGAGACATCGCAACCGTCAGCGAAGGGTACAAGGATGCCAGTAATACGGTGTACATCAACGGAGAACCCGGGGTCTATATTTCCATACAAAAGCAGAGCGGTGTCAACTCAATTCAGACCTCTGATAATGTTTTAGCCAAGCTGGAACAGATCAATAAGAATCTGCCCCAGGACATGTCCGTTTCTGTGATCAACAACACAACGGAGATGATCCGCGGTTCACTGGATCAGGTGACTAATTCTGCCATTACCGGTGCGATTCTGGCCATGATCATACTCTTCATCTTCCTTAGAAGCATAAAGAGCACCCTGATTATTGGTCTGTCCATTCCCATATCCCTCCTCATAACGATCATGTTCATGTACTTTGCCGGTTTAACCCTCAATATCATGACCCTGGCCGGATTGACCCTCGGAGTTGGAATGATTGTAGACTCCTCCATCGTAATTCTGGAGAATATATTCCGTTACAGGGAAAAGGGAGCCAAGCTCAAACCTTCGGCCATCCTTGGGACACAAGAGATGTTTATGGCCATTATGGCCTCAACATTGACAACGGTCTGTGTGTTCCTTCCGGTTATAATGTTCAAAAAAGAACTGGAAATGATCGGGGTACTATTCCAAGACCTTGCTTTTACAATCATCATTGCTCTCCTATCCTCATTACTCATAGCCGTAACACTGGTCCCAGTATTGGCCAGTCAATATGTGACCATTTATACTCGGAAGCAGAGGCCCCTCAAGTGGAAACTGCTACAGATAATTGACAATGGTATGGAGCGATTTTTTACGAGCCTGGACAATGTCTATAAAAAAGCCCTAGCTTCCTGTCTGGACAACAAGCTACTGACGATTCTGGTTATCCTGGGGCTCTTTGTCGTCAGTATTCTAATGTTTCCCTCTATAGGGATTAATTTCATGCCTGCCAGCGAGGAAGACTCCATCACTCTCAACCTCGATATGCCTGTGGGCACACGCCTGGATCTGACTCAGGACTATATGAATCAGCTGGCAATCATCGCCGAAGAAGAGGTCGACAGTGCCAGGGATATCATCATATCCACGGGTTCTGGAGGATTCCTGGCAGCAGACAACAGTAGCAGAGGAACTCTCACAATCACACTCAAAGAGTTTGAATTGCGCACAGAAACTAACGATGAGATCAAAGAAGAATTGAGAGCCCATTTTGATCATTTTCCATCTGCCACATTCAGTTTTGGCAGTTCAATGAATATGGGCGGCTCTGCGTCACCCATCGACATTATTGTTAAAACGGAAGACCTAGATAAAGCAAGGACTGTTGCCAATGATATCCGGGAAATGCTCAAGAATGAAGTTCCCGAGGTCACCGAACCCGATGTGAGCCTGGAAGAGGGGCTCCCTCAGGCTGAAATTGTGATAGACAGAGAAAAAGCCTACTCCCTCGGCCTGAGTGTCTACTCCATCGGAAATGAAATCTCGGCAAATGTTGATGGAGAAATAGCCTCCCGCTACAGAGTAGATGGAGATGAATTTGATATCCTCGTCATTCTCGAAGAGAAAGACCGAAGTGCCATACCCGATTTGGAAAAAATCTTCATCATGAACTCCATGGGTCAGAGAATTCCCCTGTCCAGTGTGGCTCATATCGAAAAGACAACGGGACCTGTGGATATTGCCAGAGAGGATCAGACCAGGGTTGTCCACATAACAGGAGGACTCAAACCTGGATTTGCCGCCAGTGAAGTAGAGCCAAGAGTCCGTGAGATGATAAAGGAAAACATCGTGGCCGATGACTCTGTCATCATCGATTTCAATGGCGATTACGCCGAGATACAGTCTTATTTGATCAAGTTCGTTGTGATCATGATCATTGCTGTCGCCCTCGTTTTTGGAGTTATGGCTAGCCAGTTTGAATCTTTGAGAGACCCATTTATCATCTTCTTCACCATCCCTCTAACGGCAATAGGAATTATCTTTCTGTACAAAATTACGGGAGAAGCACTCAGTATGTACTCCGCCGTAGGGGTCATCATGCTGGCAGGGATTGTCGTCAACAACGGGATTGTCATGGTAGACTATACAAACATTCTCAGAGGGAGAGGCCTGTGCATCCGGGATGCCTGTATCGAGGCGGGAGGAAACAGACTCCGACCGGTACTCATGACAACCCTCACCACCGTACTGGGAATGGTTCCCATGGCATTTTCATCGGGACAAGGCTCAGAACTGGTTCAGCCCTTCGGTCAGACTGTCATCGGAGGTTTAACAATGAGTACACTGCTCACACTGTTTCTAGTTCCTGTTCTCTACGCCCTATTTAACCGTAAGCATGATGGGCAGAGTCGAGAGTGCAGTGATGCAGAAGATTACATAAAAAAGCCTAATTTGGAGAGAACCATATGA